From a region of the Pelagicoccus enzymogenes genome:
- a CDS encoding phytoene desaturase family protein translates to MSEHYDVAIIGAGMSGLSAGIRAAHFGKKAIILEQHNAPGGLNSFYAKEGRKYDVGLHAMTNFVPAKERRAIFNKLLRQLRIDRSELDLIEQKSSRIAFPGANLRFGNDEALLESEVERVFPGQVDGFIRLSVAVRNYPDAAISQPYQSTRKWIKQFISDPLLEEMLFCPLMYYGSAVEDDMDVGQFVVMFRSIFHEGLARPAEGIRLLIRVVLDRYRKLGGIRKMKTGVKQLIAEGGKISRIVLENGSELTADVVLSCAGLPETYALVDKALVPDQSKLAGQLSFSETIAVYETLPETWGWGDDTIVFFNNAETFSYRNPADPIDLRSGVICLPNNFEYGDRPLGEGLVRVTCLANHDTWCGYSDEQYVAAKGDWFGRIQQSILPMMPVATRQYAEDLVATDMFTPRTVKKFTRRARGAIYGSPGKVKDGRTEWGNLFLCGTDQGYLGIVGSMLSGVVMANEHVLKG, encoded by the coding sequence ATGTCTGAACACTACGACGTAGCGATCATTGGGGCTGGCATGTCCGGCTTGTCGGCTGGCATTCGGGCGGCCCACTTCGGAAAGAAGGCGATCATCCTCGAGCAGCATAATGCCCCGGGAGGCTTGAACAGTTTTTACGCCAAGGAAGGGCGCAAGTATGATGTCGGCTTGCACGCCATGACCAATTTCGTGCCGGCCAAGGAGCGCAGGGCGATTTTTAACAAGCTCTTGCGTCAGCTGCGTATCGACCGCTCCGAGCTCGACCTGATCGAGCAAAAGTCGTCTCGCATCGCCTTTCCGGGCGCGAACCTGCGCTTCGGTAACGATGAGGCGTTGCTGGAAAGCGAAGTGGAGCGCGTTTTTCCGGGGCAAGTCGATGGTTTCATCCGGTTGAGCGTGGCTGTGCGGAACTATCCCGATGCCGCGATCAGTCAGCCTTACCAGTCCACGCGCAAGTGGATCAAGCAGTTCATTTCGGATCCGTTGCTGGAGGAGATGCTTTTTTGTCCGCTCATGTACTACGGCTCGGCTGTCGAGGACGACATGGACGTGGGGCAGTTCGTGGTCATGTTTCGCTCGATTTTCCACGAAGGCTTGGCGAGACCGGCTGAGGGAATCCGCTTGTTGATACGGGTAGTGCTGGATCGCTACCGCAAGTTGGGCGGTATCCGTAAGATGAAGACAGGCGTAAAGCAATTGATCGCCGAGGGCGGCAAGATTTCGCGAATCGTCTTGGAGAACGGCTCTGAGCTGACTGCGGATGTAGTGCTCTCGTGCGCGGGCTTGCCGGAGACTTACGCGCTCGTGGACAAGGCTTTGGTCCCGGACCAATCCAAGCTTGCTGGGCAGCTTTCCTTTTCGGAGACGATCGCGGTCTACGAGACTTTGCCGGAGACATGGGGCTGGGGCGATGACACCATCGTTTTCTTCAACAACGCGGAGACCTTTTCCTATCGCAATCCGGCGGATCCGATCGATTTGCGTAGTGGAGTCATTTGTTTGCCGAACAACTTCGAGTATGGCGACCGTCCTCTAGGCGAGGGCTTGGTGCGCGTCACTTGTCTGGCGAATCACGATACCTGGTGCGGGTATTCGGACGAGCAGTATGTGGCGGCAAAGGGGGACTGGTTTGGGCGCATTCAGCAGTCGATTTTGCCGATGATGCCGGTCGCGACGCGACAATATGCGGAAGACTTGGTGGCGACGGACATGTTTACGCCTAGGACTGTCAAGAAGTTCACGCGGAGGGCTCGCGGAGCGATTTATGGTTCGCCAGGCAAGGTGAAGGACGGGCGCACCGAATGGGGCAACCTGTTTCTATGCGGCACGGATCAAGGCTACTTGGGGATCGTGGGAAGCATGTTAAGCGGCGTGGTCATGGCCAACGAGCACGTGCTCAAGGGCTAG
- a CDS encoding acyl carrier protein: MTKDECKQVVLDIIAEIAPDEDLSDVKGDVALREQLDLDSMDFLDIVMELRKQHSIEVPESDYVQLASLDSCAEYLTPKFNALV; this comes from the coding sequence ATGACCAAAGACGAATGCAAGCAAGTGGTGCTCGACATCATCGCAGAAATAGCTCCTGACGAGGATCTTAGCGATGTTAAAGGCGATGTCGCCCTACGTGAGCAACTGGACCTCGACTCGATGGATTTCCTCGATATCGTGATGGAACTCCGCAAACAGCACAGCATCGAAGTGCCCGAATCCGACTACGTTCAGCTGGCTTCCCTAGACAGCTGCGCGGAGTACCTGACTCCAAAGTTCAACGCATTGGTCTAA